Within Peptococcaceae bacterium 1198_IL3148, the genomic segment GTGCGTGGTGGCGGTCGCAAGCCCTGGCGTCAAAAAGGTACTGGCCGTGCAAGACACGGTTCCACAAGATCACCAATTTGGCGTACCGGTGGTGTTGTATTTGGACCACACAATAGAGATTACAAATATTCACTACCTAAAAAAGTGAGACGTCTAGCAATGAAATCAGCCCTTTCCAGTAAAGTGAAAGCTGGCGAAATTGTGGTGCTGGATGAATTATCCTTGGCTCAACCAAAAACCAAGGAAATGGTAGGAATTTTAAACAAGCTGAATGTGCAAAATAAAGCATTAGTAGTAACAGCAGACGTAAATGAAAATGTTTTGAAATCTGCTCGCAACATCCCTGGTGTTAAGCAAATTAAAGTAGCGGGCATTAATGTTTACGATTTGCTACACCACGACAAACTGGTCATCACCAAAGAGGCTGTGGCCAAGGTCGAGGAGGTGCTGGCATAGTGAAAAACCCACGGGATATTATTATAAAACCAGTAATTTCTGAAAAAAGCACTGGGCTTTTAGCAGATAACAAGTATACTTTTTGGGTTAGCACCAATGCCAACAAAGTAGAAGTTAAGCAAGCCGTTGAGGACTTGTTTAAAGTAAAAGTCGAAAAAGTAAACACTATGAATGTTAACGGCAAACGCAAGCGCGTACGCCAATTTGTCGGTAAAACCCCTGACAGAAAGAAAGCCATTGTAACACTCAGGGAAGGCGACAAGATCGAAATATTCGAAGGTGTGTAAGGAGGGGTATTAGGTGGCAGTTAAAAAGTATAAACCAACCTCCCCAGGTCGCCGGTTTGTGACCACTGCTTCTTTTGAAGAGATCACTAAAACCGAACCTGAGAAGTCTCTGCTAGCACCTCTGAAGAAACAATCAGGCCGTAACAACCAAGGTCGTTTAACAGTAAGACACCGTGGTGGCGGTCACAAGAGGATGTACCGTATTATAGACTTCAAGCGGGATAAAGATGCAATTCCGGCTAAAGTAGCCAGCATTGAATATGATCCAAACCGCTCCGCAAGAATAGCTCTGCTCAACTACGCAGACGGTGAAAAACGTTATATTCTTGCTCCGCACGGTTTAACTGTAGGAACTGTGGTAGAATCAGGTCCGGAAGCAGATATTAAAGTGGGTAATGCATTGCCACTGGCAAATATTCCTGTTGGTACAATGATTCATAACATTGAACTGTATCCAGGTCGTGGCGGTCAAATGGTTCGTTCAGCAGGAGCTTCGGCTCAACTGATGGCCAAAGAAGGAAAGTATGCAACTCTGCGCATGCCATCCGGTGAAATGCGCATGGTACTACAAACTTGCCGTGCAACCATTGGTCAGGTTGGTAACATAGAACATGAGAACATTACCATTGGTAAAGCTGGTAGAGCACGTCATTTGGGTAAACGCCCATCTGTTCGTGGTGTAGTGATGAACCCAGTAGACCACCCACATGGTGGTGGTGAAGGTCGCTCACCTGTAGGACGTAACCCTGTTACTCCTTGGGGCAAACCGGCACTGGGTGCTCGCACTCGTAAGAAAAAGTCTAGCGATAGGCTGATTGTAAAACGCCGTAATAAGAAGTAATAAAAGGAGGTCCAGCTATGGGTAGGTCACTCAAGAAAGGACCATACGTTGATGCAAAGCTTTTAGCCAGAATTGAAAAAATGAATGAATCTGGTGAAAAGAAAGTATTAAAAAGCTGGTCACGTAGTTCTACAATTTTCCCACAGATGGTAGGACATACAATTGCTGTACATGATGGACGTAAGCATGTACCTGTATATATTACCGAAGATATGATTGGCCATAAGTTGGGCGAATTTGCCCCAACCCGGACATTCCGTGGCCATGGTGATCACACAGAAAGATCTACTGCTCTTAAGTAGTCCCAGAGAGGGGGGTAATAACAATGGAAGCAAAAGCCATTGCTAAATATGTCAGAGTATCCCCGCGCAAGGTTCGTCAGGTTGTTGACTTGATTCGGGGTAAAGAACTAAAGCAAGCCCTGGCAATTATCAAACATACTCCTAAACGTGCTTCTGAAGCAGTGACTAAGGTGGTTAACTCCGCCGCAGCCAACGCTGAGCACAATTATGATATGGATAAAGACAGTTTGTATATTGCCGAAGCCTATGTGGACCAGGGTCCCACCCTCAAGCGCTTCAAGCCTAGAGCTTACGGCCGGGCGGATCAAATGCGCAGACGTACTAGCCACATCACCATTGTGGTGAAAGAAAAATAAAGGAGGGATAACTGAGTGGGCCAAAAGGTTAACCCAAAAGGATTAAGAGTCGGCATCATTAAGGATTGGGATTCTAAATGGTTTGCTGATAAGCGCAACTATTCAAATCTACTGATTGAAGACCAAAAAATTCGCAAATACGTTAAGAAAAAATTATATGCGGCTGGCATTGCCAACATTCAAATTGAACGTGCTGCTAACCGCGTTAAAGTAACCATTCATACCGCTAAACCAGGTATTGTAATTGGCCGCGGCGGTACTGAAGTTGAAGCATTGAGACAAAGCTTGGAGAAGTTGACCGGTAAAAAAGTAAATGTCAACATCCAAGAAGTAAAAGTGCCAGAAGTAAATGCACAATTGGTTGCAGAAAACGTAGCCCAGCAGTTGGAAAAGCGGATTGCTTTCCGTCGTGCTATCAAGCAAGTTATCGGCCGGGCAACTAAGATGGGCGCTAAAGGTATCAAGGTTGCAGTTAGCGGTCGCTTAGGTGGCGCTGAGATTGCTCGTACCGAATGGGCCAGTGAAGGTAAAGTACCTCTGCATACACTCCGTGCAGATGTTGAATATGGTTTTGCAGAAGCAGATACAACATACGGCAAGATCGGCGTAAAAGTATGGATCTATAAAGGAGAGGTGTTGCCCCAAAGGGCACAGGCTGCTGCCGTAGAAGGAGGGGAATAGGCAATGCTAATACCGAAAAGGGTTAAGTATCGCAGACCACACCGCCCCCGTAAATTGACTGGACGCGCAAAAGGTGGTACTGAGGTGCAATTTGGTGAATATGGTATTCAAGCAATTGAAGCAGGTTGGATCACCAACCGCCAAATTGAAGCTGCACGTATTGCCATGACACGTTACATCAAACGTGGTGGTAAAGTTTGGATTCGTATATTCCCAGATAGACCAATTACTCAAAAGCCTGCTGAAACTCGTATGGGTAAAGGTAAAGGTTCTCCGGAACTTTGGGTTGCAGCTGTTAAACAAGGTAGAGTAATGTTTGAATTGGCTGGGGTTCCAGAAGATGTGGCTCGTGAAGCCTTGAGATTGGCTTCTAATAAATTGCCCGTTAAGTGCAAAATTGTTAGACGTGGGGAAGTAGGTGAGGCCAATGAAAGCTAAAGAACTCCGTGAACTTACTGTTGAAGAATTAAACAAAAAGTTGGACGAAAGTAAAGACGAGCTCTTTAAATTAAGATTCCAATTGGCTACCGGACAGTTGGATAACCCGCTAAAAATTAAACAAGTTCGTCATAACATTGCTCGGGTAAAGACCATTATTCGCGAGCGTGAATTGGGAATTCAGAGAGCATAATTTGCTCACTGAAGGGAAGGAGGCATACCTGTGCAAGAACGC encodes:
- the rplD gene encoding 50S ribosomal protein L4 produces the protein MPKVSVFNINGDQVGEIELSDAVWGIEPNEHVLHEAVVMQLAGQRQGTHETKTRSEVRGGGRKPWRQKGTGRARHGSTRSPIWRTGGVVFGPHNRDYKYSLPKKVRRLAMKSALSSKVKAGEIVVLDELSLAQPKTKEMVGILNKLNVQNKALVVTADVNENVLKSARNIPGVKQIKVAGINVYDLLHHDKLVITKEAVAKVEEVLA
- the rplW gene encoding 50S ribosomal protein L23, producing MKNPRDIIIKPVISEKSTGLLADNKYTFWVSTNANKVEVKQAVEDLFKVKVEKVNTMNVNGKRKRVRQFVGKTPDRKKAIVTLREGDKIEIFEGV
- the rplB gene encoding 50S ribosomal protein L2, with product MAVKKYKPTSPGRRFVTTASFEEITKTEPEKSLLAPLKKQSGRNNQGRLTVRHRGGGHKRMYRIIDFKRDKDAIPAKVASIEYDPNRSARIALLNYADGEKRYILAPHGLTVGTVVESGPEADIKVGNALPLANIPVGTMIHNIELYPGRGGQMVRSAGASAQLMAKEGKYATLRMPSGEMRMVLQTCRATIGQVGNIEHENITIGKAGRARHLGKRPSVRGVVMNPVDHPHGGGEGRSPVGRNPVTPWGKPALGARTRKKKSSDRLIVKRRNKK
- the rpsS gene encoding 30S ribosomal protein S19, whose product is MGRSLKKGPYVDAKLLARIEKMNESGEKKVLKSWSRSSTIFPQMVGHTIAVHDGRKHVPVYITEDMIGHKLGEFAPTRTFRGHGDHTERSTALK
- the rplV gene encoding 50S ribosomal protein L22, whose protein sequence is MEAKAIAKYVRVSPRKVRQVVDLIRGKELKQALAIIKHTPKRASEAVTKVVNSAAANAEHNYDMDKDSLYIAEAYVDQGPTLKRFKPRAYGRADQMRRRTSHITIVVKEK
- the rpsC gene encoding 30S ribosomal protein S3, with protein sequence MGQKVNPKGLRVGIIKDWDSKWFADKRNYSNLLIEDQKIRKYVKKKLYAAGIANIQIERAANRVKVTIHTAKPGIVIGRGGTEVEALRQSLEKLTGKKVNVNIQEVKVPEVNAQLVAENVAQQLEKRIAFRRAIKQVIGRATKMGAKGIKVAVSGRLGGAEIARTEWASEGKVPLHTLRADVEYGFAEADTTYGKIGVKVWIYKGEVLPQRAQAAAVEGGE
- the rplP gene encoding 50S ribosomal protein L16; translated protein: MLIPKRVKYRRPHRPRKLTGRAKGGTEVQFGEYGIQAIEAGWITNRQIEAARIAMTRYIKRGGKVWIRIFPDRPITQKPAETRMGKGKGSPELWVAAVKQGRVMFELAGVPEDVAREALRLASNKLPVKCKIVRRGEVGEANES
- the rpmC gene encoding 50S ribosomal protein L29, yielding MKAKELRELTVEELNKKLDESKDELFKLRFQLATGQLDNPLKIKQVRHNIARVKTIIRERELGIQRA